Part of the Ochotona princeps isolate mOchPri1 chromosome 15, mOchPri1.hap1, whole genome shotgun sequence genome, GAGAGCTTCCTGCCCTTCAGCCTTGCCCCTGGGTCGCTGTAACCCACAGGGTGTTCCTGTGGGGTAGaggcaagtaccaggatccttCCCTGGTTTGAGCGCACAGGAACTGCTGGGATCAAGAGGGTTCAGGTTTTAGACAGAGGCGGCACAGGAGCGGAACTGTCCTTTCTTGCTGTCCTCTGACCCCGCACATTCCGTTGTCCCTGGGCAGACCCTCTTCTGGCTGCGCTCAAGTGCTGTCTCACCCTGGGCACACACCGGTTACAAGCCTGGCCTGGGCCCCCAGTGGGGGGCGCCTGCTGTCTGCTTCCCCCGTAGGTGCTGCCATCCTGGTGAGTTGACTTAGGGTTGTTTCAGCTAGCCCTTTGGCGTCCAGGAAAACATCCCAAGGGATGAGTGTTGCCTGCTGGAGGACATcatgggggagtgaggggaggggcGGGACCTGCTGGGAAGGTGCTTCCCCATCCACATCCCTAGAGCCTTAAGATTCTGCTCTGCACAGTCAACCGTGGGCCAGCCtatttcccaggctcctccctgcctctccccgctggcccctgcacccagcagAGATGGGAGGGTGCTGACTGCTTTGCCCGGCCCTCCTAGGTGTGGGATGTCTCCACAGAGACCTGTGTCCCCCTTCACTGGTTCCGTGGAGGTGGTGTTACCAACCTGCTCTGGTCCCCTGATGGCAGCAAAGTCCTGGCCACCACGCCTTCAGCTGTCTTCCGGTGAAGCACTGGGCAGTGGGGATAGGGGTGGCAGGTAGTGAGCGAGCCTCTGGCACTGCTCTTGGGGCTGTTTGTCACGCCAAGCCTCTGAGCTGTTTGCCTCTCCCTGGCTCTCAGagtatgggaggcccagatgtgGACGTGCGAGAGGTGGCCCACCCTCTCAGGACGCTGTCAGGTAAGCAGGACctggggacctggggaggggccctgacctgcctgcttctctccccTACCTTCCTGTCACCTCCCTCTCCCCAGACTGGCTGCTGGAGCCCAGACGGAAGGCGGCTGCTGTTCACCGTTCTAGGGGAACCGCTCATTTACTCCTTGTCATTCCCAGAACGCTGCGGTACGTGAGGACAGGCAGCACTTCAGGCTGGGGGGGGGGTCTcggagggcagagggaggtgaCGTGCCTGTGTGATGggctggtgggcactgtgctctCACCTGCAGGCGAGGGAAAGGGCCGCGTGGGAGGGGCCAAGTCAGCCACCATCGTGGCAGATCTGTCCGAGACAACCATCCAGACTCCTGACGGTGAGGAGAGGTGAGTTGCAAGGCCCAGCCCaggtgggggaggtgggagagaCGCATGCTGTGCTCGCCTGAGCCTAGGACCCAACCCGACCCGCAGGCTCGGGGGTGAAGCCCACTCCATGGTCTGGGACCCCAGCGGGGAACGGCTGGCTGTGCTCATGAAGGGTAAGTGGCCGGGCCCCAGCCGGCCTCCCCATTCACCCACGGTGCCCATGCCCTGGGATGCCACCTCCCTAGCCTTGGATTCGTTTCCTTTAGGAAACCCCCGGGTGCGGGATGGTACACCTGTCATTCTCCTGTTTCGCACACGTAACAGCCCCGTGTTTGAGCTGCTTCCGTGGTAAGTACAGGGCAGGCCTGTGGGCCACCAGCCGCCCAGCATGGCATGCAGGTGCCGCCACAtgcctccctctgcttctctctctagtGGCATCATCCagggggagccaggagcccaggcccaGCTTATCGCTTTCCACCCTTCCTTCAGTAAAGGGGCCCTGCTCAGTGTGGTAAGCATGCCAGtctgctgggggctgggatgggctgGGGATGCCGAGGGCCGCCACGGAGCTGCCCTTGTGCCCTGGCCCTGACCATGGCCTTCTGCACCCTGCAGTGTTGGTCCACAGGTCGCATAGCCCACATCCCTCTGTACTTTGTCAACGCTCAGTTCCCACGGTTTAGCCCTGTGCTGGGACGGGTCCAGGAGCCCCCGGCTGGTGGCGGCTCCACTCTGCACGACCTGCCCCTCTTCACGGAGATGTCCCCCATCTCTGCCCCTTGGGACCCTCCCCCCGGGCCACCACCTGCTCGGACACGATCCCCTCACCCGCATCTCCAATAAAACCCCGTTTTACTTCATCCCTAGTCTAGTTTCCCGAGAGTTGCATGGGGTATTGTGGAGGGGGCATGGACTTGGACAACCCTGTCCTGTCACTTTTTAGTCATTTTTTGTGGATCTGGATGTTTAGTCCTTGGAACCAGATGGATTTCAGTTAGTGGGATGGCAGAACAAACAAGTCAGTGTGAGAAAAGACCCGACATACTTGATGGTTCCCTTTGCTGGTGCTGGCAGTAATGGGCCTAGGCCTGTGGCTGTAGAAGGCAGGCTTTATTTTACTGGGGCTTCTGGGGGAGGCACAGGTGCTGGGCGCTGGGCCAGGGTGGCACGAGCCATGCTCAGGGCACCCTCTCGGGTGTGATGCCCACCAATGaagccactggcatgcacaaagaCGCAGCCAGGGATCCCGCTGACCTGGTCCAGGGCTTCGTCCCGAAGACCCCGCCATGGCTCTGGCAGGGGCAACCTACGAGCGAACAGAAAGAGGGTGCAGCTAAGAGTGAGTGAAGGCCAGAGAGAACTGCAGGAGAGGCACAGGGTTGGGGCAGCCTGAAGTccgtggtgggggaggggctcccTGGTGCCTCACCGGCTTTGAAATGAGTGGAGCTCTTTGGGCACACACTGAACCCgccactgcccagcctggtcagTGTAGATAACAAAGGCAATGGCTCCAGGCGGGCACAGCTCTGACTCCAGCTGATAGAGATGCTCCTTCCAGGGACAGCCGCCTTTGGCCAGTTCCACTATCTCCCCGCTGGGGTCCACCTGAGAGGAAAGCTGAGTGTGCCCAGGGGCTCCTGCTAGGCAGCAGCCTCAGACCCCAGAGGCCCGGGTTTTCTTCCCAGGTGAGTATACCTGGAAGCGCTGGGCCAGTGCCTCTTCCACCAGGGCCCGGGCAGGCAGCCAGCTGTGCTGGTAGAAGTCCAGTCGCTGCAGAAACTCCTCCTGAACCAGCTCCATTGCACGCTGGAACCCTGCCTGCGACAGCAGCAACTGTAGCCAGCCCGCCAGCCTAGCAGGTGCCCTGTGTTCAGGTCCTCCTGGGGCTCCCTCGTGTGGGTCCAGGGACCTCACGCCCAGGGACTCTCCTTACCTCAGTGTCTTGGTTGGGTTGGTTCCAGGTGGGATTAAGTCGAGCCACCCTGGCACTCAGGGTCGTGGTGAGCGCGTAGCGGGGCTCCCCCTCCCACTGAGAGATCCCATTGTCCACCGCGTCCACCTCTTCCACGAAGTTCTCGTACATCTAAGGTGGCAGCAGGGGAAGGGGTCTGGAAGCTGCTGAAGGCTGTGGGGAGCTGCCCCCCAGAGTTCAAGGCCACAGTTGTGCATATAAGCCTCACACTGGACCCAGGAGGATCTCTGGACAGTAATGGGATGAGGGAAAGAAGCTGTGGGGTTCAGTGGTTTGAGGTCAGAGAGCTGGCGGCGGTGGTGGGGTGGG contains:
- the AAAS gene encoding aladin — protein: MCSLNLFPPPPPRGQITLYEHNNELVTGSSYESPPPDFRGQWIHLPVLHLTKDPLKTAGRLDHGTRAAFIHHREQVWKRCINAWRDVGLFGVLNEIANAEEEVFQWVKTASSWALALCRWASSLHGSLFPHLSLRSEDLIAEFAQVTNWSNCCLRVFAWHPHTNKFAVALLDDSIRVYNANSTIVPSLKHRLQRNVAALAWKPLSASVLAVACQSCILIWTLDPTSLSTRPSSGCAQVLSHPGHTPVTSLAWAPSGGRLLSASPVGAAILVWDVSTETCVPLHWFRGGGVTNLLWSPDGSKVLATTPSAVFRVWEAQMWTCERWPTLSGRCQTGCWSPDGRRLLFTVLGEPLIYSLSFPERCGEGKGRVGGAKSATIVADLSETTIQTPDGEERLGGEAHSMVWDPSGERLAVLMKGNPRVRDGTPVILLFRTRNSPVFELLPCGIIQGEPGAQAQLIAFHPSFSKGALLSVCWSTGRIAHIPLYFVNAQFPRFSPVLGRVQEPPAGGGSTLHDLPLFTEMSPISAPWDPPPGPPPARTRSPHPHLQ
- the MYG1 gene encoding MYG1 exonuclease, whose amino-acid sequence is MSRRLLGGLLALLWRPPSRAGPRMLHPAKRPRCSPMAPPRIGTHNGTFHCDEALACALLRLLPEYQEAEIVRTRDPEQLALCDVVVDVGGEYDPRRHRYDHHQRSFTESMSSLCPGKPWQTKLSSAGLVYLHFGHKLLAQLLGTDEEDSVVGVLYDKMYENFVEEVDAVDNGISQWEGEPRYALTTTLSARVARLNPTWNQPNQDTEAGFQRAMELVQEEFLQRLDFYQHSWLPARALVEEALAQRFQVDPSGEIVELAKGGCPWKEHLYQLESELCPPGAIAFVIYTDQAGQWRVQCVPKELHSFQSRLPLPEPWRGLRDEALDQVSGIPGCVFVHASGFIGGHHTREGALSMARATLAQRPAPVPPPEAPVK